The following coding sequences are from one Capsicum annuum cultivar UCD-10X-F1 chromosome 3, UCD10Xv1.1, whole genome shotgun sequence window:
- the LOC107864233 gene encoding disease resistance protein RGA2 produces MAEILFNLAAEILKILGSLAAEEVGSIYGLCDELKNLSATVSSIQAVLIDAEEQQGSSNLVKDWIKRLKKVFFEADDLLDDVATEVKHRKLFNKVGIFFSKSNPIIYNGKISHRLKSIRRDLDVIAKDKASLNLVERRPQPLLPEPYSVQLNLDRETYSFVPEGEVIGRSDDKNKIVDFLLNSKVEENVVVISIVGLGGLGKTTLAQCVFNDEMIKKNFDKTLWVCVSDVFEVKMIAEKIIESGVGEKANYLQLDAVLNELRKMLDGKKYLLVLDDVWNEDPLKWSRLKNMLIGGAKGSKILLTTRSDVVAEVSGSVHQYKLGDLSEEDAWTLFEKMAFGCNKESENLNLVEIGKEIVRKCGGVPLAIRSVGSLLRLKRTEDEWMYFKNKDLSNIIRGGNDLMAILRLSYNYLPRHLKICFAYCSLYPKDFEIQRFDLVDMWIAQGFIQATTSNRDNVEDVANSYFVDLLRRSFFQETEEHEPFMQFYKMHDLIHDLAKEVADRDFFSITKTEDTEVVPEQTLYASCLFKIDGSSAFPNSFYRKHMDLRTFIFLNDRSSVNVLSNSTFERIISSFSRLRVLHLGYLNIEFLPQSLGGLKHLRYLSVSSWSIVTLPNTITKLHNLQILELVDCRELQNLPRDIWRLVSLRRLVCQGCRSLTHIPPRILQLTSLMHLDFDGCSSLEDMPAGICQLTSLRTLPSFIIGKESCISGQASDKLNELKGLVNLKNSLTIIFMGRARTIGERTPTDVVKRMGRACAIGEKTLTDVVKRMKHLRLLSVEFEYGNYGDVDTGADTMMLEALQPHQNIQRLRIVNYNGSRFPSWLMVENLDLLLPKLVHLHIEDCHKCQKLPPLWKLPSLQSLELQFLNELDGYDEKFMQPSKTLTDEHCYFFSLKQLQLQGISEKILKQILCPPPHHPSPLCNLKELTLVFVERLATMPEDVFKNLTSLQSLFILKCKNLVSLSTCLTHLISLESLSIEFCPLLDLSVDEAPMRFEVRGNLSTFSVVGLDKLLSLPLWLQHFSATLKSIDISGCRNLATIPEWIGDLIALESFYIEDCPMLDLSKEEAMQFQAPGNLSTFRVARLYKLMSLPLWLRHFSATLKSIYIHGCPNLATIPEWIGDLVALNLLVIFDSPMLTSLPEGMRSLTALQTLDISWCSSILKRRCEKEVGEDWPKIAHIPTVRT; encoded by the coding sequence ATGGCAGAAATTCTGTTCAATCTCGCTGCTGAAATCTTGAAAATCTTGGGTTCTCTTGCTGCTGAAGAAGTAGGATCCATTTACGGACTATGCGATGAGCTTAAAAATCTTTCTGCTACAGTTTCTTCCATTCAAGCCGTACTCATTGATGCAGAGGAGCAGCAGGGGAGTAGCAACCTGGTGAAGGACTGGATAAAAAGGCTTAAGAAAGTGTTCTTTGAAGCTGATGATCTCTTGGATGACGTCGCCACTGAAGTTAAGCATCGAAAATTGTTCAATAAGGTTGGCATcttcttctcaaaatcaaatCCTATAATTTATAACGGTAAGATAAGTCATCGTCTCAAGTCTATTCGACGAGACCTAGATGTAATTGCAAAAGATAAGGCCTCCTTAAACCTAGTTGAAAGGAGGCCGCAACCTTTGCTTCCGGAGCCTTATTCAGTCCAATTGAATTTGGATAGAGAGACTTATTCATTTGTGCCTGAAGGAGAAGTGATTGGAAGGAGTGATGATAAAAACaaaattgtggattttcttttgaattctAAGGTTGAAGAGAATGTTGTGGTCATATCAATTGTTGGTCTTGGGGGGCTAGGAAAGACCACTCTCGCACAATGTGTGTTTAATGATGAAATGATTAAAAAGAACTTTGATAAAACATTGTGGGTTTGTGTTTCGGACGTATTTGAAGTGAAGATGATTGCAGAAAAGATCATCGAATCTGGAGTAGGAGAGAAGGCTAATTACCTTCAACTAGATGCAGTGCTGAATGAGCTTAGGAAAATGCTTGATGGAAAGAAGTATTTGCTAGTGCTCGATGATGTGTGGAATGAAGATCCTTTGAAATGGTCAAGACTGAAGAATATGTTGATTGGGGGAGCCAAGGGAAGTAAGATTTTACTGACTACTCGTTCAGACGTGGTGGCGGAAGTTTCAGGAAGTGTTCACCAATATAAATTGGGAGACCTTTCAGAGGAAGACGCATGGACATTATTTGAAAAAATGGCATTTGGATGTAACAAAGAGagtgaaaatttgaatttggtgGAAATAGGAAAGGAAATTGTGAGGAAGTGTGGAGGAGTTCCTCTTGCAATAAGGTCGGTAGGAAGCCTACTGCGCCTCAAAAGAACGGAGGATGAGTGGATGTACTTCAAGAATAAAGATTTGTCAAATATCATACGAGGAGGAAATGATCTAATGGCCATTTTGAGATTGAGCTATAATTACCTTCCTCGGCATTTAAAGATATGCTTCGCATATTGTTCCCTCTATCCAAAGGATTTCGAAATTCAAAGGTTTGATTTGGTTGATATGTGGATTGCTCAAGGCTTTATTCAAGCAACTACTAGCAACAGAGATAATGTGGAGGATGTTGCAAATTCATATTTCGTGGATTTGTTAAGAAGGTCATTCTTTCAAGAAACTGAAGAACATGAACCGTTTATGCAATTTTACAAAATGCATGATCTTATTCATGATCTCGCGAAAGAAGTTGCAGATAGGGACTTCTTCAGTATCACTAAAACGGAAGATACAGAAGTTGTACCTGAACAAACTCTCTACGCTTCTTGTTTATTCAAGATTGATGGTTCATCGGCATTTCCCAATTCATTCTATAGGAAGCATATGGACTTGCGtacatttatttttctaaatgatCGTTCTTCAGTCAATGTCCTTAGCAATTcaacttttgagagaattatcTCAAGTTTTTCACGCTTGCGCGTCCTACATCTAGGTTACCTGAATATAGAATTTCTGCCTCAATCTTTAGGTGGACTGAAGCATCTAAGATATCTCTCTGTTTCTTCTTGGAGCATTGTTACTTTACCTAATACCATAACAAAATTGCATAATCTACAAATTCTGGAGTTGGTTGATTGCAGAGAACTCCAAAATTTGCCAAGAGATATTTGGAGATTGGTGAGCCTTCGACGTTTGGTATGTCAAGGGTGTCGCTCATTAACCCATATTCCGCCTAGAATTTTGCAGTTGACAAGTCTCATGCATTTGGATTTCGATGGTTGCTCATCCCTAGAAGATATGCCAGCTGGAATTTGTCAATTGACATCTCTACGGACGTTGCCAAGTTTTATCATAGGCAAAGAAAGTTGCATATCTGGTCAGGCAAGTGACAAGTTGAATGAACTAAAAGGCCTTGTTAATCTCAAAAATAGCTTAACCATTATATTCATGGGACGAGCTCGCACAATTGGAGAAAGAACACCGACAGATGTAGTGAAAAGGATGGGACGAGCTTGCGCAATTGGAGAAAAAACACTGACAGATGTAGTGAAAAGGATGAAGCATCTTCGACTGCTGAGTGTAGAGTTTGAATATGGAAATTACGGGGATGTTGATACTGGAGCTGATACGATGATGTTGGAAGCCTTGCAGCCTCACCAAAACATTCAAAGATTGcgaatagtaaattacaatggcTCAAGGTTTCCAAGTTGGTTGATGGTTGAGAATCTTGACCTTTTGCTGCccaagcttgttcatctacatATAGAAGATTGCCATAAATGCCAAAAGCTTCCACCGCTATGGAAACTGCCTTCTCTCCAAAGTCTTGAACTACAGTTTCTCAATGaacttgatggttatgatgagAAATTCATGCAACCATCAAAGACTCTTACAGATGAACACTGCTACTTTTTTTCCCTAAAACAACTTCAACTGCAAGGAATAAGTGAGAAGATATTGAAGCAAATACTTTGCCCACCTCCTCATCATCCTTCTCCTCTTTGCAACTTGAAAGAGTTGACTCTAGTTTTTGTTGAAAGGCTAGCAACTATGCCAGAGGATGTGTTCAAGAATCTCACGTCGCTCCAATCTTTGTTTATTCTAAAGTGCAAAAATCTGGTTTCTCTATCCACATGTCTAACTCATCTCATTTCCCTTGAGTCTTTGTCTATAGAATTTTGCCCTCTGCTTGACTTGTCCGTGGATGAAGCACCAATGCGTTTCGAAGTACGGGGGAACTTATCAACTTTCAGTGTTGTCGGGCTTGACAAGCTTTTGTCGCTTCCACTGTGGCTCCAACATTTCTCAGCTACTTTGAAATCAATAGACATTAGTGGATGTCGTAACTTGGCAACAATTCCAGAATGGATAGGCGACCTCATTGCCCTTGAGTCTTTTTATATAGAGGATTGCCCCATGCTCGACTTGTCCAAGGAAGAAGCAATGCAATTTCAAGCCCCAGGAAACTTATCAACTTTTAGAGTTGCTAGGCTTTACAAGCTAATGTCGCTTCCACTATGGCTCCGACATTTCTCAGCCACTTTGAAATCAATATACATTCATGGATGTCCTAACTTGGCAACAATTCCGGAATGGATAGGCGACCTTGTTGCCCttaatttgttggtgatttttgatTCCCCTATGTTGACATCCTTGCCAGAAGGCATGAGATCTCTCACAGCATTGCAAACGCTAGATATTTCCTGGTGTTCATCAATCCTGAAGCGAAGATGCGAGAAGGAAGTAGGAGAGGACTGGCCTAAGATTGCTCACATCCCAACTGTGCGGACATAG